The following proteins come from a genomic window of Meiothermus sp. Pnk-1:
- a CDS encoding ABC transporter permease: MNSAIPSSSAPSRPRSRFWLRVRRNPVGLGAFLIICLLALLVVFGPTLYRVAPDATDPLNILATSSPAHPFGTDELGRDMLSRLLYGGRVSLAVGLLSMLVGLTIGSLAGSIAGYFKGWAETLVMRLVDVFMSIPSFFLVLVIVTVFGNHPLTVVVTVGIGFWAQMARVVYAEFAKYRGREFVEAMHALGASHARIMFRHIFPQVLPQAIVLATLGVGWAILTEAALSYLGLGIQPPLASWGNMLQNAQAYLYSNPMLAIWPGLFIAVTVLAFNVLGNALRDLLDPRN, translated from the coding sequence ATGAATAGCGCCATCCCGAGTTCTTCCGCCCCCTCCCGCCCCCGCAGTCGCTTCTGGCTGCGGGTTCGCCGCAACCCGGTGGGGTTAGGAGCTTTTCTAATAATCTGCCTGTTAGCCTTACTGGTGGTTTTTGGTCCCACCCTATACCGGGTAGCCCCAGACGCCACCGACCCGCTTAACATCCTGGCCACCTCGAGCCCCGCCCATCCTTTTGGTACCGATGAGCTGGGGCGAGACATGCTGAGTCGGTTGCTCTATGGGGGGCGGGTCTCGCTCGCTGTAGGTCTGCTCTCCATGCTGGTGGGGCTCACCATCGGAAGCTTAGCCGGGAGCATAGCCGGCTATTTCAAAGGCTGGGCTGAAACCCTAGTGATGCGGTTGGTGGACGTGTTTATGTCCATCCCTAGCTTCTTCTTGGTGCTGGTGATCGTGACGGTCTTCGGCAATCATCCCCTGACCGTGGTAGTCACGGTAGGAATCGGCTTCTGGGCTCAGATGGCGCGGGTGGTCTACGCCGAGTTCGCCAAGTACCGGGGGCGCGAGTTTGTGGAGGCGATGCACGCCCTGGGAGCCTCCCACGCACGCATCATGTTCCGGCATATCTTTCCCCAGGTACTGCCTCAGGCTATCGTGCTGGCCACCCTGGGGGTAGGCTGGGCTATTCTCACCGAGGCCGCCCTCAGCTACCTGGGGCTGGGCATTCAGCCCCCACTGGCTTCCTGGGGCAACATGCTGCAAAACGCCCAGGCTTACCTCTACTCCAACCCCATGCTGGCGATCTGGCCAGGGCTTTTCATCGCGGTGACGGTGCTGGCTTTCAATGTTTTAGGCAACGCGCTGCGGGACCTCCTGGATCCGAGAAATTAG
- a CDS encoding ABC transporter permease, whose translation MAAYIIRRLLQGGVVLFLISAVTFLLINLAPGGPTSAVSLGRTAEEREAVLKQYGLDRPVLVRYFDWLTGVVRGDFGKSYNQGLPVASLLAQRMGNTLQLALTALTLTAILGVALGVLSALYKNRWPDHLISSLATVGMSVPAFWLGIVAIIVFAVQFKWLPSSGIFTVGQEFSLIDRLRHLAMPAGVLAFTLMPNVIRITRTALLDVLTSDYVRTARAKGVPERVVLLKHTLKNALVPVIAILGLITTVLFSGSVVVESVFGWAGLGRLAIEAANGRDYPVILGVTLLVGAIVVLVNLLVDVLYAAVDPRISHE comes from the coding sequence GTGGCCGCTTACATCATCCGCCGGCTCCTCCAAGGGGGGGTAGTGCTGTTTTTGATCTCGGCGGTCACCTTTTTACTCATCAACCTGGCCCCGGGAGGCCCCACCTCGGCAGTGAGTTTGGGCCGCACCGCCGAAGAGCGTGAAGCAGTGCTCAAACAATATGGCCTAGACCGCCCGGTGCTGGTGCGCTACTTCGACTGGCTGACTGGGGTAGTGCGGGGAGATTTTGGCAAATCCTACAACCAAGGCCTTCCTGTTGCCTCACTGCTGGCGCAGCGGATGGGTAACACCCTCCAGCTGGCCCTCACCGCGCTGACCCTCACGGCCATATTAGGAGTGGCGCTGGGTGTACTGTCGGCTTTGTACAAAAACCGCTGGCCCGACCACCTGATCAGCAGCCTGGCCACAGTGGGCATGTCAGTACCCGCCTTTTGGCTAGGTATCGTGGCCATCATCGTCTTCGCGGTGCAGTTCAAGTGGCTCCCCTCCTCGGGCATCTTCACAGTAGGCCAGGAGTTCTCGCTCATAGACCGCCTGCGTCATTTGGCAATGCCCGCCGGGGTGCTGGCCTTCACCCTGATGCCCAACGTCATCCGCATTACCCGCACGGCCCTTCTGGACGTGCTCACCTCAGACTACGTGCGCACCGCCCGAGCCAAGGGGGTCCCGGAGCGGGTGGTGCTGCTCAAGCACACTCTCAAGAATGCCCTGGTTCCGGTCATCGCCATTCTGGGCCTCATCACCACCGTGCTTTTTTCGGGCTCGGTGGTGGTGGAGAGCGTTTTTGGTTGGGCCGGACTGGGCCGGCTCGCCATTGAGGCCGCCAACGGGCGCGACTACCCGGTGATCCTGGGGGTCACATTGCTGGTGGGAGCCATCGTGGTGTTGGTCAACTTGTTGGTGGACGTTCTCTACGCTGCCGTAGACCCCCGGATCAGCCATGAATAG